In the genome of Nomascus leucogenys isolate Asia chromosome 12, Asia_NLE_v1, whole genome shotgun sequence, the window TGCTATTTACAGAGGTAGGCAAGGctagaggaaaacaaaataaacagggTTAGGGGTGGGAATGAGAATCCAGAGTTTTATTTTGACCACCTTAAGTAGAAGATacttgccgggtgtggtggctcacacctgtaatcccagcactttgggaggccaaggcaggtggatcacctgaggtcaggagttcgagaccagcctggccaacacggcaaaaccccgtctctactaaaaatacaaatacaaatacaaatacacgccaggcatggtggcaggtgcctgtaatcccagctactcgggaggctgaggcaagagaattgcttgaacccgggaggcagaggttgcagtgagctgagattgcaccactgcactccagcctgggcaacaagagcaaaactccgtctaaaaaaaaaaaaaagaaaaagtataagaTGCTTTTATATATGTAAGTGGAGAAGTCAAGTAGGCAGTTGGCTATCCAAATCTGGAGCCCAGGGAAGAAGTCACAGCTAGAGATATCATTTGAAGTCATCAGCATACACAGAGAATCAAAGCCATGGGACTGCATGAACACTAAAGTTGAGTTTCCCCTCTCACTTATCTCACAGAAGTTTGGGTAGCCCTTGCCTGGGGACTGGGGAAGGCATCCAAAGTCATTACCATCAGTCCTCGTAATGTGAGAGCCAGGTACAGCTAAAGACAAATCTGAGTCAGGGACTGCTTGCAGAGAAATGGTGCCAGAGAAACTAAGACTTCACAGGAGGGCTGAAGGAGTTCCATCTCCTCCTTGATATTGAGGATACTTAGTCTATACAGCCAGCAATGGGAGCCCCAGCTGAGGCCTAAGGGGCTAAAAATGGGAGTTGATGTGGCTATGCACCCTCCCCACAACTCACCTCCtgtccccacctccacccacacaaGAGTCAAGGCTCCTAGAATTGGCATAAAATCCACATACAGAGCAATCCCAGGAGGAGGCTTGGGGTTCAGTGACAGGAGATGAGCACAAGCTGAAGAGCTGAGACCAGCCatccactgaatttttttttttttttttttgagacagagtcaccctgtcacccaggctggcgtgccgtggtgcaatcttgggtcactgcaacctctgccccctgggtttaagagattctcatgcctcagccttctgagtagctgggactacaggcaagcgctaccacgcctggctaatttttttgtatttttagtagagacagggtttcaccatactggccaggctggtctcaaactcctgacctcagatgatccacccagctcggcctcccaaagtgctggtattacaggtgtgagccactgcacccagccccatccaCTGATTCGGAGCAAACAGGATAAAAGTACTGAAGACCATTTCTTCTCCAACTTTAAATTACATTCAAACTATCTAGGGATtttggtaaaatgcagattctattTTCGTAGGGGCCAGctccacagggtcggtgggttttTCTCCCCGTGTGCAAAGACGAGAGAtcttagaaataaagacacaagacaaagacatagaagaaaagacagctgggtccaggggaccactaccaccaagacacGGAAAccagtagtggccccgaatgccagGCTGGTTATTTACTGGatacaagacaagggggcagggtaaggagtgtgagccatctccaatCTGAGCAAACAGGATAAAAGTACTGAAGACCATTGCTTCTCCAACTTTAAGTTACATTCAAACCATCTGGGGATTTTGGTAAAATGCAGGTTCAACTTTAATAGGCCTGGGGCGGGgcctaagattctgcatttctaacaagtgccCACCTAATGCTGTTGCTCCTGGTCTacagaccacattttgagtagcaagggATTAGAGGCAGCCGTGGAGGCCGCCCATAATGGAGAGGGCATGTCCAGTTCCAGCGAGAATGTGTTTATTCATGCACAAAGTCACAGAACTATTAAAGTGGAAATACCCACCATTTGGCATGGTTGTGGGGCAGATAGTCATTTCTCAGCAGATTAGCCTCCAAGAGCATAGCACAGCATGGTTGTTACGCACGTGGGTTCTGAAGGTTGACCCCCTGAGCTTTATGTCTTAGTATGTAATCTTGGGCAAATCTTTAACTTCTCTGCATCTCCGATTCCTCATCTCTATAATGGAAATAACAAGACTATTGTGAGGATTGTCTAAGCAAATGGATATAAAGTGCTTAACACGTGGcagcatagtaagtgctcagtaaaggtTGCTATTCTGATGCTATTATACCATTCTATAATCGTTAACACAGATACAGAGGCTGACTTGCCTTTTGGTACATGGTCAAATATAcaacccccatctccctcccaCCAAAAGGCCTATGTCCTCTCTTTCaaattcctccttccctcctgcccactccccctcccctggcccctggcccctggccccagTGTGGTCTGGATGGGCCCCagaggggcagggacagggacaggacGTGGGGCTGTATCTGACAGGAACCTGAGGGGCTGGCCTGGGAGGGGATTGGGGCCCGGCTTCCTGAAAGGAGGATGGGCTAAGGCAGGCACACAGTGGCAGAGAAGATGCCCTCCTGGGCCCTCTTCATGGtcacctcctgcctcctcctggccCCTCAAAACCTGGCCCAAGTCAGCAGCCAAGGTGAGGTGCACAGAGGGTGGAAATCACCTATGCCCAGGAAGAGGGAGCCCTGGGAGGTGATGCAGGGCcctgggaggggaggaagagtaAGAGGCTCTCCTGCTGGTCCCCTCCCCTTCCACATAAACATGCCTGGGAGGACCCAGGGCCAACTCACCAGCTGTTCCTTAGATGTCTCCTTGCTGGCATCAGACTCAGAGCCCCTGAAGTGTTTCTCCCGAACATTTGAGGACCTCATTTGCTTCTGGGATGAGGAAGAGGCAGCGCCCAATGGGACATACCAGCTGCTGTATGCCTACCCGGGGTAGGTGCTGGACTGTGCCCCACTCCCCATATATCTGTCCCTGCACTTAGCTGAGTCTCACTTCAGCAGCTTTCCTGCCTGTCCGAGCACCACTCTGAATACAAGCCCTAAGTACCTACTTTTCGAACAGATGTGCTTTGGATGTATGTgggccccagctccagccctaCATAACCCCTAATGCCACCTATCCCAGGCAGTGAGAAGAAAAGTGGCAGTACTAGAGACAGAAGTTGGGCATGGGCCCAGGTCTGGGTCCTCAGGGCTCCGCATGGTGGCTGTGTAGGAGGGACCTCTTCTATGCCAACAGGGAGAAGCCCCGTGCTTGCCCCCTGAGTTCCCAGAGTGTGCCCCACTTTGGAACCCGATACGTGTGCCAGTTTCCAGACCAGGAGGAAGTGCGTCTCTTCTTTCCGCTGCACCTCTGGGTGAAGAATGTGTTCCTAAACCAGAATCGGACTCAGCGAGTCCTCTTTGTGGACAGTGTAGGTAAGAGCCATCCTCCTGTCACCCTGCCCCCTCCACTTGCTGCCCCCAGTCCAGCTCCTGGAATCAGACTTGCCTGTGCCCTTCCAGCTCAGCACGGATACCCCTATTACCAGACCCCCAGAGGCACCCTAAGACTCCCTTGTCATTCCTCCCAGCATTGGCATCTAGAGCTAGAAATGCCCCACAAATCATTTCACACCCTGGCCCTCCCATCGTCAACaaatcatttattcatccattcaagaGTTACagaatacctactgtgtgccagacactgggctAGGTGATGGGGATATGGAGAGAAAAAGGGATCCCTGCTTCCAAGAAGCACTGAGTCTAGCAAGCCATCATACTGCAATGAAGTCACTGTTCTCATGAGGGAAGAGCAGAATCAGGAGCCTCCCTAGCCTGCCCTCCAGGAGAATGACACCCTACAATTTTTGAATCCAGAAGCTGCCCCAATTCAGCCCCCAGCACCCCTCTCTGCAGTCCAGGGGCTGAGCCATAGACTGTGGTACTCAGAGTTCTGATGTGCCCTGTCTTGCCCTCAGGCCTGCCTGCTCCCCCCAGTATCATCAAGGCCATGAGTGGGAGCCAGCCAGGGGAACTTCAGATCAGCTGGGAGGAGCCAGCTCCAGAAATCAGTGATTTCCTGAGGTACGAACTCCGCTATGGCCCCAGAGATCCCAAGAACTCCACTGGTCCCACGGTCATACAGCTGATCGCCACAGAAACCTGCTGCCCTGTTCTGCAGAGGCCACACTCAGCCTCTGCTCTGGACCAGTCTCCATGTGCTCAGCCCGCAGTGCCCTGGCAAGATGGACCAAAGCAGACCTCCCCAAGTAGAGAAGTATGCTGACCTTCTTCTGCCCCACCTCTTCTCTCCTACCTTCAATCTTGCCCCAGGAAAGGACAGACCATACTTTGGGGATTCCAGACCTGGGTTCATCCTTGAAAAGTTAGTATAGGCTCAGATATGAGCCATGCCTACTTAGGGGCTTCCTACTTTGGGTCATTCCCACTGATAAAAGCAAAGGCTTTCAGGCCTCCAAATTAATGGAGATTTCCCAACAAAACCCTGAACACCACCTGAAACCCACCAACTTGGCCCCTGGTCTGTGTGCATATCTATCCAGCAAGGAGCTGAGCTCCTCTCCACAGGAATGCTGTGCAAATATAAGGGTTGGAGGCTCTCTCAGCTGACAGGCAGGCCTAGATTGTGAAGCTGGGATTTTCCTCCCAAGGCTTCAGCTCTGACAGCAGTGGGTGGAAGCTGCCTCATCTcaggactccagcctggcaactcCTACTGGCTGCAGCTGCGCAGCGAACCTGATGGGATCTCCCTCGGTGGCTCCTGGGGATCCTGGTCCCTCCCTGTGACTGTGGACCTGCCTGGAGATGCAGGTGAGTCAACAAAGGAAtagggagatggggaggagatAAAAGAATATCTCTAGGGAAGCCTGGGCTGGATCTGAAGCTCTGGGAACCATGGTCCTTCCTGATGATCTCGAACTTGCCATTGGACAGGATGAACTATGttcagggaaagaagagagaataggAGTCAATGTTCTAAGTTATATGTGTAGAAATTATCTGAACACCCTATACAGTAGGGGCACACAGACCCTGATGGGACTTACTTCTTTGACTTTAGTGGCAATTGGACTGCAATGCTTTACCTTGGACCTGAAGAATGTTACCTGTCAATGGCAGCAACAGGACCATGCTAGCTCCCAAGGCTTCTTCTACCACAGCAGGGCACGGTGCTGCCCCAGAGACAGGTGAGAGCCGAACTGCTGATTGAGGTTGGTGTCGTGGGAGTGAGCCACAATCCtgcagaaaaaaggaagagattgtTCTTGGTCCTCTTCACTCTCCTTCCTTTGTCTCCAAACCATACAGCTTTCAATGCTCTCTTATCTATTCTCTCATCCTCCAATCGATATTTTATCTTCTCAACCCCTCTGTTCCCATTGGGAATGCTTTGGTTTAGTTCAGCCTTAATCATGTCACTGGGACCACTGCAACATCCTACAGTCTAATTCACTTCCAATGTATTCCCCATGCTGCTAACAGAGTGATCTTTGTTAAGTTCAAACTGTGCATGACCTTTGTAAAGCTCTAACTTTGCATGGTCTCCCCTTACTCAAACATGTACTGCAATTTCTCATTATCAAAGCCATAAAAAATTTAGACTGGCCTTCAAAGACTTCCACCAAGCACCTCATTAATTCTTCATCCTCTCCGTATCTAAATCTATAACCAAGTTGTATTGATTTTACCTATTAACTATCTCTAGAATCTGCCCACTTGTCTATCACTGCCATTATCCTACTACAACCCATCATTAATTATCTCTTGGGCTACTGAAAAGACATAGTAACTGATCACCCTGAGTCTTCCAAGTAATTCTTCACATAGGTGCTGAAgggatctttttgttttgttttgttttgttttgagacaagagtctcgctctgttgcccaggctgaagttcaatagtgcaatctcggctcactgcaacctccacctccagggatcaagggattctcctgcctcagcctcccaagtagctgggattacaggcatgtgccaccacactccattaattttttttgtatttagtagagagggggcttcaccatgttggtcaggctggtctcgaactcctgacctcaggtgatccacctgccttggcctcccaaagtgctgggattacaggtgtgagccaccgcacctagcttgAAGGGATCttttaaaagtgcaaaaatgAACGTAACACTCCCTGCTTAAAAATCTTCAATAGCTTCCCACTAGTcttaggataaagaaaaaaacctctacCATGGACTTGAAAAGTTCTGAGACTCAGCCCCTACCTTCTTCTTCAGCTTCATCTTGTGCTATGCTGCCCTTTGATCCCCATGTTCCAGCACAGGGCTTCTGTGGTCCCCTCATATCTGGCATATTCCCTCCTGCTTCTAAGTCTTTACACTGCTGTTTACCCAGCCCTCCTGTCTTTACTTAACTTCTACTTATCCTCCAAATCTCAACTCAAGCGTCACTTTCTTAGGGACCCTCCCCTGGCCTTCTTTATTAAGTCCAATAGCACTATTATACATTCTTGTTGTACCATGTaccgcttctttttttttttttttcgagacagagtcttgctctgttgcccaggctggagggcagtggcaccatctcggctcactgcaagccccgcctcccgggttcatgccattctcctgccttagcctcccaagtagctgggactacaggcacccaccatcacgcctggctaattttttgtatttttagtagagatggggtttcactgtaactgttagccaggatagtctcgatctgacctcgtgatccacccacctcggcctcccaaagggctgggattacaagtgtgagccaccgcgcccagccgtacCTCTCCTTCTTAAGCACTTATCACAGTCAcacttttatatttatacttaatATGATTATTTGGTTGATAATAAAAATCTGGCCagggccagtggctcacacctgtaatcccagcactttgggaggctaaggtgagaagaccacttgaggccaggagtttgagaccagcctagacaacatagtgagacttcgtctctacaaaatttctttaattagccaggcatggtggcacctgtattcctagctacttgggaggctaaggtgggaggatggcgtaagcctaggagtttgaggttacagtgagctatgattgcaccactgcactccagcctgagcaacggatcaagactttgcctcaaaaaaaaaaatctctcagaaCTCCAGTTGAGAAAGGCTGATCTTGATCACATATGATCCATGAGGGCAAGATCAGTGGGTTTTTATTCACCAATATATTCTCACCAACCAATAGTAGGTGCCCAGTAAAAAATTGTTGAACACTATTAACTAAATGtattcttccagttttttttctATGTACTTACATACATCTCTAtacaacatttatattttattatttttgagatagggtcttgctctgttgtccaggctggagtgcagtggcatgattatggctcactgcagcctcgacctcccaggctcaaacgatcctcccacctgagcctcctgattagctaggactacaggcattttctttctttctttctttccttccttccttccttccttccttccttccttccttcctctctctctctctctctctctctttctttctttctttctttctttctttccagtagagacaaggtctccctatgttgcccagactggtctcaaactcctgagctcaagcaatcctcccatctcagccccctaccacgcccagcctaatatttacttttttttttttttttttgagatggagtctcactttgttgcccaggctggagtgcagtggtgccatctcagctcactgcaacctccgcctccagggttcaagcgattctcctgcctcagccccccgagtagctggaatcacagatgtgcgccaccatgcccggctaattttttgtatttttagtagagacggggtttcatcatgttagccagcctggtctcgaacgcttgacctcaagtgttcctcaCTCCCAAAtgtgctcagcctcccaaagtgctgggattacaggtatgagccaccacacccagcctaatatttaatttttaaatataaattggaTTACATTACATATATGGTTTGTTGACTCACCTTTTTGCTTAAAAACATGTCTCAGAGATCATTACAAAAAGAtgtaactcattctttttaataagtGCATAGATATCCATAGGATTGAGATGCCTGAGTGGACTAAAGGGTAGCAAAACTGAAGTCATCATTTCCTCTATCAAAACTTGCTTttcctgctgggcacagtggctcacacctgtaatcccagcactttgggaggccgaggtgggtggatcacctgaggtcagcagttggaaaccagcttggccaacatagtgaaacttcatcattactaaaaatacaaaaattagccgggtgtggtggcacgtgcctgtagtcccagcttcttgggaggctgaggcaggagaaatgcttgaacccgggaagcggaggttgcagtgagccgaaattgtgcccctgcactc includes:
- the MPL gene encoding thrombopoietin receptor isoform X2, which produces MPSWALFMVTSCLLLAPQNLAQVSSQDSEPLKCFSRTFEDLICFWDEEEAAPNGTYQLLYAYPGEKPRACPLSSQSVPHFGTRYVCQFPDQEEVRLFFPLHLWVKNVFLNQNRTQRVLFVDSVGLPAPPSIIKAMSGSQPGELQISWEEPAPEISDFLRYELRYGPRDPKNSTGPTVIQLIATETCCPVLQRPHSASALDQSPCAQPAVPWQDGPKQTSPSREASALTAVGGSCLISGLQPGNSYWLQLRSEPDGISLGGSWGSWSLPVTVDLPGDAVAIGLQCFTLDLKNVTCQWQQQDHASSQGFFYHSRARCCPRDRYPIWENCEEEEKTNPGLQTPQFSRCHFKSRNDSIIHILVEVTTAPGAVHSYLGSPFWIHQAVRLPTPNLHWREISSGHLELEWQHPSSWAAQETCYQLRYTGEGHQDWKVLEPPLGARGGTLELRPRSRYRLQLRARLNGPTYQGPWSSWSDPARVETATETAWISLVTALHLVLGLSAVLGLLLLRWQFPAHYRRLRHALWPSLPDLHRVLGQYLRDTAALSPPKATVSDTCEEVEPSLLEILPKSSERTPLPLCSSQAQMDYRRLQPSCLGTMPLSVCPPMAESGSCCTTHIANHSYLPLSYWQQP
- the MPL gene encoding thrombopoietin receptor isoform X1, whose translation is MPSWALFMVTSCLLLAPQNLAQVSSQDVSLLASDSEPLKCFSRTFEDLICFWDEEEAAPNGTYQLLYAYPGEKPRACPLSSQSVPHFGTRYVCQFPDQEEVRLFFPLHLWVKNVFLNQNRTQRVLFVDSVGLPAPPSIIKAMSGSQPGELQISWEEPAPEISDFLRYELRYGPRDPKNSTGPTVIQLIATETCCPVLQRPHSASALDQSPCAQPAVPWQDGPKQTSPSREASALTAVGGSCLISGLQPGNSYWLQLRSEPDGISLGGSWGSWSLPVTVDLPGDAVAIGLQCFTLDLKNVTCQWQQQDHASSQGFFYHSRARCCPRDRYPIWENCEEEEKTNPGLQTPQFSRCHFKSRNDSIIHILVEVTTAPGAVHSYLGSPFWIHQAVRLPTPNLHWREISSGHLELEWQHPSSWAAQETCYQLRYTGEGHQDWKVLEPPLGARGGTLELRPRSRYRLQLRARLNGPTYQGPWSSWSDPARVETATETAWISLVTALHLVLGLSAVLGLLLLRWQFPAHYRRLRHALWPSLPDLHRVLGQYLRDTAALSPPKATVSDTCEEVEPSLLEILPKSSERTPLPLCSSQAQMDYRRLQPSCLGTMPLSVCPPMAESGSCCTTHIANHSYLPLSYWQQP